A window of the Mesotoga prima MesG1.Ag.4.2 genome harbors these coding sequences:
- a CDS encoding carbohydrate ABC transporter permease → MILFKAGSKGPAFLAMGDRMKLKQKTKGFAYILPALVFIVVIFMIPLTYTVVMSFLRWNLLRPDLGIKPAGFTNYVRLFTDSFTLDTVGRTFYFVVGAVLVELIIGLCIALALDTEFKGWKIVQSILLVPFMIAPVVVGYVWRFVLNSDYGPIIHLMKQIGFGGLVDKPLLSNPSAAMPVLIVADAWEYIPFVTLVLLAGLKSVPYEPYEAAFVDGASSIQRFFYITLPLLRPSILVAVVIRTLTSLRVFDIVFIMTGGGPGTATETLAFYGYRTAFQAYNVGFSSAINMLTFGIAVVFTILYMKIIGGGKNYD, encoded by the coding sequence CTTATTCAAAGCCGGGTCGAAAGGCCCGGCATTTCTTGCGATGGGGGATCGGATGAAGTTGAAACAGAAAACTAAAGGTTTTGCATACATTCTTCCTGCACTTGTATTCATCGTGGTGATCTTCATGATCCCACTTACATACACTGTTGTCATGTCCTTTCTTCGGTGGAATCTGCTCAGACCCGATCTGGGAATCAAGCCAGCCGGTTTCACGAACTACGTAAGGCTTTTCACAGACTCCTTCACGCTGGACACAGTTGGAAGAACGTTCTACTTCGTAGTGGGAGCTGTCCTTGTTGAACTCATTATAGGGCTGTGTATCGCTCTCGCACTTGACACTGAGTTCAAAGGCTGGAAGATAGTGCAGTCGATTCTTCTTGTACCTTTCATGATCGCCCCTGTAGTCGTAGGATACGTATGGAGATTCGTGTTGAACAGCGACTATGGACCAATTATCCATTTGATGAAACAAATAGGGTTTGGCGGACTTGTAGATAAACCACTGCTTTCGAATCCCTCTGCGGCCATGCCAGTACTGATAGTTGCAGATGCCTGGGAATATATACCCTTTGTTACCCTGGTATTGCTTGCGGGTCTGAAGTCTGTTCCATACGAACCGTATGAAGCCGCATTCGTCGACGGTGCAAGCTCTATTCAGAGATTTTTCTACATAACCCTTCCGCTGCTAAGACCCTCGATACTCGTCGCGGTAGTTATCAGGACGCTTACGTCCTTGCGTGTGTTCGATATTGTGTTCATTATGACAGGCGGAGGTCCCGGGACAGCGACGGAAACGCTTGCCTTCTACGGTTACAGGACGGCCTTTCAAGCATACAACGTCGGCTTTTCTTCGGCAATAAACATGCTCACTTTCGGAATAGCTGTGGTCTTCACAATACTCTACATGAAAATTATAGGTGGTGGAAAGAACTATGATTAG